Proteins from a single region of Hordeum vulgare subsp. vulgare chromosome 6H, MorexV3_pseudomolecules_assembly, whole genome shotgun sequence:
- the LOC123403640 gene encoding serine carboxypeptidase 24, whose translation MRPAATASLFSVLCALPSVVHDIPTRAVASMATRRRAAGGGGVAGAVASVLVLWLATGGAAGLVVAADPRAEERARDRVTALPGQPAVAFAQYSGYVTVSEPHGRALFYWLTEAAAGDPAGKPLVLWLNGGPGCSSVAYGASEEIGPFRIKPNGTGLFLNKYSWNREANLLFLESPAGVGFSYSNTSSDLKTSGDERTAQDSLQFLIGWMSRFPQYRHRDFYIAGESYAGHYVPQLARKIVEYNKASPNPFINLKGILVGNAVTDNYYDNIGTVTYWWTHAMISDGTYRAILKLCNFTSANVSNACNRAMSYAMNHEFGDIDQYSIYTPSCHSTSDSSAASGNSTAPRRHRRAVLRFKDTLIRRRSNSYDPCTETYAERYYNRLDVQKAMHANITRIPYRWTACSDVLIKTWNDSELSMLPTYRMLIKAGIRIWVFSGDTDSVVPVTATRFSLSHLNLKTKIRWYPWYSAGQVGGWSEVYEGLTFASVRGAGHEVPLFQPRRAFRMFVSFLAGKPLPKS comes from the exons ATGCGCCCGGCGGCCACGGCCAGCCTCTTCTCTGTGCTGTGCGCGCTTCCGTCCGTAGTCCACGACATCCCGACACGAGCCGTCGCGTCAATGGCGACCCGGCGTCgagcggcgggcggcggcggcgttgcAGGCGCCGTGGCGAGCGTCTTGGTGCTGTGGCTGGCGACCGGAGGCGCTGCCgggctcgtcgtcgccgccgaccCTCGTGCGGAGGAGCGGGCGCGGGACCGCGTGACGGCGCTGCCGGGGCAGCCGGCGGTGGCCTTCGCGCAGTACTCCGGGTACGTGACGGTGAGCGAGCCGCACGGGCGCGCGCTCTTCTACTGGCTCACCGAGGCCGCCGCCGGCGACCCGGCCGGCAAGCCCCTCGTCCTCTGGCTCAACGGAG GGCCTGGGTGCTCCTCCGTGGCTTACGGCGCGTCCGAGGAGATCGGCCCGTTCCGGATCAAGCCCAACGGGACGGGGCTCTTCCTCAACAAGTACTCGTGGAACAGAG AGGCAAACCTTCTCTTCCTCGAGTCCCCCGCCGGCGTCGGCTTCTCCTACTCCAACACCTCCTCCGATCTCAAGACCTCCGGCGACGAGAGGACCG CTCAAGACTCGCTGCAGTTCCTGATCGGCTGGATGTCGCGGTTCCCGCAGTACCGGCACCGGGACTTCTACATCGCCGGAGAAAGCTACGCCG GCCACTACGTGCCACAGTTGGCGAGGAAGATCGTCGAGTACAACAAGGCTTCGCCGAATCCCTTCATCAACCTAAAAGGAATCCTT GTGGGGAACGCGGTGACCGACAACTACTACGACAACATCGGCACGGTGACCTACTGGTGGACGCACGCCATGATCTCCGACGGCACCTACAGAGCCATCCTCAAGCTCTGCAACTTCACCAGCGCCAATGTTTCGAATGCCTGCAACCGGGCCATGAGCTACGCCATGAACCACGAGTTCGGGGACATCGACCAGTACAGCATCTACACGCCCTCCTGCCACTCCACCTCCGACTCGTCGGCGGCATCCGGCAACTCCACTGCACCCCGCAGGCACCGCCGTGCAGTGCTCAGGTTCAAGGACACCCTCATACGCCGGAGGTCCAACAGCTACGACCCCTGCACTGAGACCTACGCCGAGAGGTACTACAACCGTCTCGACGTGCAGAAGGCCATGCATGCCAACATAACTAGGATCCCCTACAGATGGACCGCCTGCAG TGATGTGCTCATCAAGACATGGAATGACTCCGAGTTGTCGATGCTGCCGACGTACAGGATGCTGATCAAGGCTGGGATCAGGATATGGGTGTTCAG CGGCGACACGGATTCGGTTGTCCCAGTGACCGCAACGAGATTTTCGCTCAGCCACCTTAATCTGAAGACTAAGATCCGCTGGTACCCATGGTATTCAGCTGGTCAG GTAGGAGGGTGGTCTGAGGTGTATGAAGGTCTGACATTTGCGTCGGTGAGAGGCGCAGGGCATGAGGTGCCATTGTTCCAGCCAAGGAGGGCATTCAGGATGTTCGTGTCATTCCTGGCTGGGAAGCCATTGCCCAAATCCTGA
- the LOC123403639 gene encoding uncharacterized protein LOC123403639 yields MSPEQIDKEMACEAEAFASHISIWESAWGETCGFFTDTTSLSSMQFTHCGPAGCISHRYCGSTPETLQVFSIKLSRIAEGLAWPLFVYGVIAVRDTADHNRNILFSCTRSEAQELKQEDSSLRLIGPPRAIVFTDMVNIEIQLKVKGPTKSQDKALISRVSDYGGGSVGVSTIHIDNCLCTLELCLQRVHDTVQATILSVQVVNSGSWPFEYGGRVTCSSASRETVITDSGVTRAINPSSSQNVLIESKDGAMLKGPDGHIYLPRQVVSVEIEGVLDIAIEAYSKSGDIGAQGRICLEPHFCNITRDKFAIADVEVMITIAWSLVPTSKREIVRHGGFD; encoded by the exons ATGAGTCCGGAACAAATCGACAAGGAGATGGCTTGCGAGGCGGAGGCATTCGCTTCACATATTAGTATCTGGGAATCTGCCTGGGGCGAGACCTGCGGCTTCTTCACGGACACCA CGTCGCTGAGTTCCATGCAATTTACGCACTGTGGACCAGCTGGATGCATCTCCCACAGGTATTGTGGGTCTACTCCGGAAACCTTGCAGGTTTTCTCCATCAAGCTCTCTCGAATAGCTGAGGGTCTCGCCTGGCCATTGTTTGTGTATGGTGTGATTGCTGTTAGGGACACCGCGGATCATAACCGTAACATTCTCTTCTCTTGCACTAGGAGCGAGGCCCAAGAACTCAAACAAGAG GATTCTTCTTTGCGCTTAATTGGGCCACCACGTGCAATTGTGTTTACAGACATGGTTAACATTGAAATCCAACTGAAAGTGAAAGGTCCAACAAAATCTCAAGATAAAGCATTGATCAGCCGTGTCTCCGATTATGGTGGAGGAAGTGTTGGTGTATCTACCATTCACATTGATAATTGTTTATGTACACTGGAGTTATGCTTGCAGCGGGTCCATGACACGGTCCAGGCTACCATCTTGAGTGTCCAAGTTGTCAACTCTGGTTCATGGCCGTTTGAATATGGTGGCCGAGTTACTTGCTCCTCAGCTTCACGGGAAACGGTGATCACTGATAGTGGAGTCACTCGTGCTATTAATCCCTCATCTAGCCAAAATGTACTGATTGAATCAAAAGATGGAGCAATGCTGAAAGGTCCCGATGGTCACATATACCTGCCGAGGCAAGTTGTTTCTGTAGAAATTGAAGGAGTGTTGGACATTGCCATAGAAGCCTACTCAAAATCTGGTGATATCGGTGCACAGGGTCGTATCTGTTTAGAGCCTCACTTTTGCAACATAACCCGGGATAAATTTGCCATTGCTGACGTTGAGGTGATGATTACTATTGCTTGGTCCCTTGTCCCTACAAGCAAAAGGGAAATTGTGAGACACGGAGGATTTGACTAA